TAACCTAATGAAGTTACAGGGGAATTTTCTAAGTGGTGCTGAAACTACCCTTTTTCTATATTTTGCTTTAGAAAGTAAAACAAAAAGAGAAATTCGCCTGTCGGATATTATGATAGGTGAAAACAGTTCTAAAATTTTCATTGATTTTTTGAAAGACAAAAAGTTCATCGATGAAAATCACAACCTAATCGTAGATCAGAAATCTTCTTTCATCAGAATCCACCGATTCTTAAAGGACAATCATATTATTAATCCGGATTTTCAAGACACCACTATTATTGAGGCGATGGAAAACGAATATAATACCAAGTTTGACAAGGGAACATTTTCAAGAGCTATCACTGTTAAACCCAATGATTTTGAAGAAGATATTTATCAAAAATTATCTAAGCTATTTAATATAAGGTATTAAATTTTCGTAGTCGGGTAAAATTTCATCATTAGCCATTCCAATCGTACTATTATGTATATTTGATAGTTAGTGCAATTATAAAACGAACTGCAAAATGGAAAATCTTAAAATCGTAAATAAATATCCAATATTAACTGATGTCAAAAAAAATTGACGATAATTTGATTGTTCTAAAATTCAGCAACCACCAATATTTTGATTTAGAAAATGATATTTATGAGTTGAACATATTTGGGAATGAGGTAGCTAAAAGCATTGACCTTATCAAAAAATATAATTTAAATACCGAAACAGTTATTGTAGATGAAATAAACGAACTTGATTTTTTTGTTGGTAATATGGATGAATCACCAGATTGGGGAGATTGGAACGGAAATTTTTCTATGACTTTTGAAAGATATAGTGGTCAGTTTTCTGAAAAAACTCAAGAAGATTGGGAAAATGAATTAATGTTTCTGATTGGAGACCAAGTTAGAACTAAGGCATTCCAATCAGTAATTGATGTTAAATTTAGAAGCGCTAAATTTGAACAAACAAAAAAAATGATTATAGAAAATCAAATAGAACCAAAAATTCAGGATAATTTGATTTTGCTATTAAATAAAATTCAAAATCTTGATGACGGAGAATTTTATCATACTTTTATGAATAGATAAAAAAATAGATTAAAGAGTAATTGCCAGAGCGGTTTTGCAATAGTGGGTAAAACTGCAAAGTTCAACGGCAGTTCTTCGATTGAACTTTTACCAAAAAGTGAAGATTTATACTTTAATTGCCCTGCCATCACCAAGTGCCGAAATGGTCTCCTTAATTGTGTAATGCACTTCGAAAAATATGAAACAAATTATTACAATCCTATTTTTAACATTTTCAGTTACCCTATTTTCTCAGGACTTAAAAACCTTTGAAGGAAATTATAAAGAAGGAACTGCAAAGTATAATTTTTACAAAGGGAAGGAGAATAATATAATACTGGAAGGTAAATTTGAATATTTTAAAGCCAAGAATCAATCAGAAATTGGTCAACATACTCAAAATTTGAAAGTTGGAACTTGGAAATATCATTTTGAAAATGACGGTTATAAAATTGAGTTCTATGGAAATTATACCAATGACTTAAAAAATGGAATCTGGATATTCAAATTTCTTGAGAATGGAATTTCTGAGAGTTATTCTTTGGAATTTCAAGACGATATATTAGTAGGAGAAGTTAATTGGAGCGGTTTAAAGGGCGAGTTTGATACAAAAGGAAGATTCATAGGGATTTGGGAAGTGAAAAATGATAACGATAAATATGATGCTACTTTTAATGACAATATTCTTATAATGTTGGAAAAAAGAACATTGAACAACATATTGCTTAGTGTTTATCGACCTGACACTTATTCAACAGATTTTACAAAATTATCCTTTGGTGATAATCCTATAATCAGAAAAGAATATAATTTG
Above is a genomic segment from Chryseobacterium mulctrae containing:
- a CDS encoding energy transducer TonB; this translates as MKQIITILFLTFSVTLFSQDLKTFEGNYKEGTAKYNFYKGKENNIILEGKFEYFKAKNQSEIGQHTQNLKVGTWKYHFENDGYKIEFYGNYTNDLKNGIWIFKFLENGISESYSLEFQDDILVGEVNWSGLKGEFDTKGRFIGIWEVKNDNDKYDATFNDNILIMLEKRTLNNILLSVYRPDTYSTDFTKLSFGDNPIIRKEYNLDWNFRLMSGEFNLDKIYDINRVTLDGISETYLEREIFFNAFFESITDKLNDKIFDYTNWTYFKLIELKNNPDFLYLNTQTIKPKKEAIHNNFNLDNLLVDEKPVFKDGNSNFIPFIKDNYFNFDEVSGNAVIEFLIDTQGNINILNVKTTGNFSEKEIRRVLNLSPKWTPAKKEGKPIDVKIVLPINVNRN